One stretch of Halobacillus litoralis DNA includes these proteins:
- a CDS encoding gluconokinase — protein MSYVIGLDLGTTSAKSVVFHKNGEVAAEYEVAYPLSHPAVGHAEQDPLQMEQAALEALHSSTQSIERGEIVGVGISAAMHSLICMDQKGEPLSPSMIWADARSAGEASSLKESHPDVYRRTGTPLHPMSPLSKLLWMKNNHYEPWKKADYFVSVKEFLLYRWFGEKVVDYSIAAATGLFNIHEHTWDEETLAIAGISREQLFQPVEPTYAMKGMSGVAAEKSGLDAGTTFVIGGSDGPLANLGIGAIQPGETAITIGTSGAIRQFSSEPLLDDHKEVFSYSFTDDLWITGGPSNNGGLVLKWIQELFSHEDEIPVEELTKLASEVEAGAGNLLFLPYLNGERAPFWNAEAKGSFIGLTPAHGKGHMTRAAMEGVLFSILHIGSALERLGNKHEKIYASGGFARSETWVQMLADIFNKRIDIPVSHQSSAWGAAWVALYSLRHVDSLASIKSSIPMKEHYEPNAENHEKYKALFEVYESVSGKLQTDFEKLHRM, from the coding sequence ATGAGTTATGTGATTGGATTAGATCTTGGAACGACGAGTGCGAAATCCGTCGTTTTTCATAAAAATGGAGAGGTCGCTGCTGAATATGAAGTGGCTTATCCCCTCTCTCACCCTGCCGTCGGCCATGCCGAACAGGACCCGCTTCAAATGGAGCAGGCCGCACTTGAAGCATTACATTCAAGTACACAATCTATTGAACGGGGGGAGATTGTGGGCGTCGGAATCTCCGCTGCCATGCATTCTCTTATTTGCATGGACCAAAAAGGAGAACCTCTTTCTCCTTCGATGATTTGGGCGGATGCTCGCAGTGCTGGTGAAGCGTCCTCGTTGAAGGAAAGCCACCCCGATGTATATAGGCGCACAGGGACACCGCTTCATCCGATGTCCCCGCTATCAAAACTATTATGGATGAAAAACAACCACTATGAACCTTGGAAAAAGGCCGACTATTTTGTATCTGTGAAAGAATTTTTATTATATCGCTGGTTCGGGGAAAAAGTGGTCGACTATTCGATTGCTGCCGCCACCGGTCTTTTCAACATTCACGAACACACTTGGGATGAAGAAACGCTCGCTATTGCAGGCATAAGTCGTGAACAGCTTTTCCAACCGGTTGAGCCTACGTATGCAATGAAAGGCATGAGCGGAGTGGCCGCTGAAAAGTCTGGTCTCGATGCCGGAACGACCTTTGTCATCGGTGGAAGTGATGGTCCGCTTGCGAACCTTGGAATTGGTGCGATTCAGCCGGGTGAGACAGCCATTACCATTGGTACGAGTGGAGCGATCCGACAATTTTCCAGTGAACCGCTTCTCGATGACCATAAGGAAGTGTTCTCCTACAGCTTTACTGATGATTTGTGGATTACCGGCGGCCCGTCTAATAACGGCGGTCTTGTGCTGAAATGGATCCAGGAGCTATTTTCACATGAAGATGAAATTCCGGTTGAAGAGTTGACGAAGCTTGCGAGTGAAGTGGAAGCGGGTGCAGGGAATTTACTTTTCCTTCCCTATTTAAACGGGGAGCGTGCGCCGTTCTGGAACGCGGAAGCGAAAGGGTCGTTCATCGGACTGACTCCCGCTCACGGCAAAGGACATATGACGAGAGCCGCGATGGAAGGCGTGCTGTTTTCCATTTTACATATTGGAAGTGCCCTGGAGCGTCTTGGCAACAAACATGAGAAAATTTATGCGAGCGGTGGATTTGCACGGTCAGAGACATGGGTGCAAATGCTCGCAGATATTTTCAACAAGCGTATCGATATCCCGGTAAGCCACCAAAGTTCCGCCTGGGGAGCTGCCTGGGTTGCATTGTACAGCCTCCGTCACGTGGACAGCTTAGCATCCATTAAATCCTCCATTCCCATGAAGGAACATTATGAACCGAATGCTGAGAATCATGAGAAATACAAAGCCCTCTTTGAAGTGTACGAGTCCGTGTCAGGCAAACTGCAAACCGACTTCGAAAAACTTCATCGAATGTAA